A genomic region of Arachis stenosperma cultivar V10309 chromosome 9, arast.V10309.gnm1.PFL2, whole genome shotgun sequence contains the following coding sequences:
- the LOC130951301 gene encoding octanoyltransferase LIP2, mitochondrial-like isoform X1: MTLRYTYDLNYLIFKHMGMRVLRSLEVLKLGVVNYLDALKLQEKLVLDRKSHRICDTLLSLQHPPTYTVGKRQTVHNLLIPQSELEQIGAELHYTQRGGDITFHGPHQAILYPIISLRDMGIGARSYVEKMELTMIEMAAQYGVKACPGLAGETGVWVGERKIGAIGVRISNGITSHGLAFNIDPDLSYFRHIVPCGIADKEVTSLRRETDSVLPPEEIMQEQLVSCFARIFGYDNLIWKEDASVVTDGTE; encoded by the exons ATGACACTAAGATATACATATGACTTGAACTATCTAATTTTCAAACACATG GGAATGAGGGTTTTAAGAAGCCTTGAGGTCTTGAAACTGGGAGTTGTCAACTACTTGGATGCCTTGAAACTGCAAGAAAAGCTGGTCTTGGATAGAAAATCTCATAGGATATGTGATACTCTTCTGTCTTTGCAACATCCACCTACATACACTGTTGGCAAGAGACAAACTGTTCATAATTTATTAATCCCACAGTCGGAATTGGAACAAATTGGAGCTGAACTTCACTACACACAACGGGGAGGAGACATTACATTTCATGGTCCACACCAAGCCATTTTATATCCTATCATATCACTTCGCGACATGGGAATCGGTGCTCGAAGTTATGTGGAAAAAATGGAGCTAACTATGATTGAAATGGCAGCTCAATATGGTGTGAAGGCTTGTCCTGGACTAGCTGGTGAGACAGGTGTGTGGGTTGGAGAAAGGAAGATAGGTGCTATTGGTGTTCGGATATCAAATGGAATCACTTCTCATGGTTTGGCATTCAACATTGACCCTGATTTAAGCTATTTTAGGCACATTGTTCCCTGTGGAATTGCTGATAAAGAAGTTACATCACTGAGAAGGGAGACAGATTCTGTTCTTCCACCTGAAGAAATAATGCAGGAGCAGTTAGTTTCTTGTTTTGCAAGAATATTTGGTTATGATAACCTTATCTGGAAAGAGGATGCTTCAGTAGTTACTGATGGAACTGAATGA
- the LOC130948403 gene encoding LIM domain-containing protein WLIM1-like yields the protein MATFGGTQQKCMACDKTVYLVDKLTADGRIFHKACFRCHHCRSTLKLSNYCSFEGVLYCRPHYDQLFKRTGSLDKSFEGIPKVQKERQPSEIERSPKHISNVFVGTTDKCVCCKKTVYPTERVTINGTPYHRGCFKCTYGGCTISSSNFVTHEGKLYCKHHHIQLFKEKGNYSQLENDVNTIAI from the exons ATGGCCACCTTCGGAGGAACCCAGCAAAAGTGCATGGCATGTGACAAGACGGTCTACCTTGTTGATAAGCTTACCGCCGATGGCCGTATCTTTCATAAGGCCTGCTTCCGTTGCCACCATTGCCGTAGCACCCTTAAG CTGAGCAACTACTGCTCTTTTGAGGGGGTGCTGTACTGCAGACCACACTATGATCAACTCTTCAAGAGAACTGGTAGCTTAGACAAAAGCTTCGAAG GAATTCCCAAAGTCCAGAAAGAAAGACAGCCCTCTGAAATTGAG AGAAGTCCTAAACATATCTCAAACGTGTTCGTGGGCACCACAGACAAATGTGTTTGTTGCAAAAAGACAGTGTATCCCACTGAGAGG GTTACAATTAATGGGACTCCTTACCATAGGGGCTGCTTCAAATGTACATATGGAGGTTGCACTATAAGCTCATCAAACTTTGTTACACATGAGGGGAAGCTCTATTGCAAACACCATCACATTCAACTCTTCAAAGAGAAAGGGAATTACAGCCAGCTCGAGAATGACGTCAACACCATTGCTATTTAA
- the LOC130948402 gene encoding ADP-ribosylation factor-like protein 8b, whose translation MGLWFWDAFVNWLRSFFFKQEMELSLIGLQNAGKTSLVNVIATGGFSEDMIPTVGFNMKKVTKGNVTIKLWDLGGQPRFRSMWERYCRAVSAIVYVVDAADHDNIPTSRNELHDLLSKHSLNGIPLLVLGNKIDKPGALSEQELMEQMELKSINEREVSCYMISCKNSTNIDTVIDWLIKHSKSKN comes from the exons ATGGGGCTTTGGTTCTGGGATGCTTTTGTCAACTGGTTACGCAG TTTCTTTTTCAAGCAAGAGATGGAGCTATCTCTGATTGGCCTTCAGAATGCTGGCAAAACTTCCCTTGTAAATGTTATTGCG ACTGGTGGATTTAGCGAAGACATGATCCCGACG GTAGGATTTAACATGAAAAAGGTCACCAAAGGGAATGTGACAATCAAATTATGGGACCTTGGAGGCCAACCAAGGTTTCGCAGTATGTGGGAGAGATACTGCCGCGCCGTTTCAGCTATTGT TTATGTTGTTGATGCAGCTGATCATGACAACATACCTACCTCTAGAAATGAGCTTCATGACTTGTTGAGCAAGCATTCTTTAAATGGTATTCCCCTGTTGGTTCTTGGTAACAAGATCGACAAACCAGGGGCTTTGTCTGAGCAAGAGCTGATGGAGCAAAT GGAACTAAAATCCATCAATGAAAGAGAAGTTTCTTGCTACATGATCTCATGTAAAAACTCCACAAACATTGACACAGTTATTGATTGGCTTATAAAACATTCAAAATCAAAGAATTGA
- the LOC130951301 gene encoding octanoyltransferase LIP2, mitochondrial-like isoform X2, which yields MRVLRSLEVLKLGVVNYLDALKLQEKLVLDRKSHRICDTLLSLQHPPTYTVGKRQTVHNLLIPQSELEQIGAELHYTQRGGDITFHGPHQAILYPIISLRDMGIGARSYVEKMELTMIEMAAQYGVKACPGLAGETGVWVGERKIGAIGVRISNGITSHGLAFNIDPDLSYFRHIVPCGIADKEVTSLRRETDSVLPPEEIMQEQLVSCFARIFGYDNLIWKEDASVVTDGTE from the coding sequence ATGAGGGTTTTAAGAAGCCTTGAGGTCTTGAAACTGGGAGTTGTCAACTACTTGGATGCCTTGAAACTGCAAGAAAAGCTGGTCTTGGATAGAAAATCTCATAGGATATGTGATACTCTTCTGTCTTTGCAACATCCACCTACATACACTGTTGGCAAGAGACAAACTGTTCATAATTTATTAATCCCACAGTCGGAATTGGAACAAATTGGAGCTGAACTTCACTACACACAACGGGGAGGAGACATTACATTTCATGGTCCACACCAAGCCATTTTATATCCTATCATATCACTTCGCGACATGGGAATCGGTGCTCGAAGTTATGTGGAAAAAATGGAGCTAACTATGATTGAAATGGCAGCTCAATATGGTGTGAAGGCTTGTCCTGGACTAGCTGGTGAGACAGGTGTGTGGGTTGGAGAAAGGAAGATAGGTGCTATTGGTGTTCGGATATCAAATGGAATCACTTCTCATGGTTTGGCATTCAACATTGACCCTGATTTAAGCTATTTTAGGCACATTGTTCCCTGTGGAATTGCTGATAAAGAAGTTACATCACTGAGAAGGGAGACAGATTCTGTTCTTCCACCTGAAGAAATAATGCAGGAGCAGTTAGTTTCTTGTTTTGCAAGAATATTTGGTTATGATAACCTTATCTGGAAAGAGGATGCTTCAGTAGTTACTGATGGAACTGAATGA
- the LOC130948404 gene encoding cysteine-rich and transmembrane domain-containing protein WIH2-like, which translates to MSYYNQQQPPVGVPPPQGYPPESYGKDAYPPPGYPPQGYPPPPAYPAQGYPPPQYAPQYAQPPPPQQNSSGPGCMEGCLAALCCCCLLEACF; encoded by the exons ATGAGTTACTACAACCAGCAGCAACCACCCGTCGGCGTTCCTCCGCCGCAAGGTTATCCGCCGGAGTCATACGGAAAGGACGCTTATCCGCCTCCGGGATATCCGCCGCAAGGTTACCCTCCGCCGCCGGCCTACCCGGCGCAGGGATATCCTCCTCCGCAATATGCTCCTCAGTACGCTCAACCTCCGCCTCCTCAACAGAATTCAAGTGGCCCTGGCTGCATGGAAGGCTG TTTGGCTGCTCTATGCTGCTGCTGCCTGCTGGAGGCCTGCTTCTGA